The Phyllopteryx taeniolatus isolate TA_2022b chromosome 4, UOR_Ptae_1.2, whole genome shotgun sequence genome includes the window GCACAATTTGTTTAGTCTGTTTTGTCGCCTTTGTTCAAAGTTTGAAATGaagaattcaattcaaaatgtattttgaagtcATGCGATGTATCCAGAATAGTACGCCAGCGTGTTCGTGtcgtaaaaatacacaaaaggtGAAGTGCACGGGCGACAGACTCGCAAAGTTGGGGATATTTGGCTTTCGAGTGAAATTTCTGGATCACCCGAAAGTGCACTGCGACCTTTCCAGCTGAGCCTCATTTGACCTGTGAACATTTGAATGCAGATGCCCACCCGTTGCCTGTGTCAGCCGTTTGACAACAAGGAAGGCAAAAGGCAAAATTCTAAATTCCTAAAATGGCCCCCAAAACGTCATCGTTAAATTCCAATTGCTGCGGTGAGCTTCGTGTCATCAGCAGCTTGCAAGAGGGCGACTGGAAGCGTCACAGAAAGGCACACGagtggatcaaacacctgtcgtGAATTTAGCCATTCAGCTGCgtgcaagttgtgcaaaaagtacggAAACATACAACAGTTCAAAAGTTTACACTAGGTCAAATGAAGTTCCCCCGTAAAGGTCACAGTGCATTTTCAGCCGGAAGTGGCGTTTGCCAAACATTTCGCGCGTGTCGATGTTAGCGACGTCACCACGGTGAGCGTGTTGAATCCGGCCCGTCCCAGCAGGTTCCCCACGTCCGTGACGGCGGCGTAGGGCGAGACGTGCGCCGAGAAGCCTCCCTCTCGCTCCGTCTCGGCCAGCTGCAGCGAGCAGCGCAGCTCGTACAGCGTCTCGCCGCCGGCCGCGGCGCCGATGAACACGCCGTCCGGCTTCAGGACGGCGTGGATCTGAAGGAGACAGATACGTGAACAGTCGGACGACCGGGAGGTCTCGTACAGCTGCGAGTGCTAAggaagtctcaagtcttaaccgcAAACTTTCAAGCGAGTCCAAAGTTACCGTCGGGggaaaaactaaagaaaaacgTGTCAAGCTGGGTGGATTGAGTCCCCGCGAAATTTCCAGCTAGTCGAGTCAAGTCACTACCCGGGTTAATGACTTGACTCGCCTGAACGCtccaattcaattcattgtgctgctcctgttGGCCACCGGGGTGCAGTATaacacagtcatgcagacacaaaggaGAAGAATTAGTGTCAGTGACTAAgtcattttttgcagaggataaagaatatatgggccattttcatatcatttgatcagtcacgctaaagacacgccccactgaatttcctttggAAAATCAATTCCTGATGCGAGTATTTGAATTAGTGGCAGTTGCTATCCatcaaaaatctgaattggTCCTATTTTTCAAACGTTTAATGCCAAAAGGCATTAATTACCTTTACCGTGAGGTGTCCCAAATGAAGCTGCAACATATTTTGCGCTGATGCTCATGACACTTTTGGATAAATCGGACCTTTCTcctcttttccatgaaaaagaacacaaatacaTCTTGGTGTCCCGCTTCTTTGGCAAATGTCGCTCTTGACCGTTAAAAGAGAGCATCACGACGATGTTGCAATACACCGGACGGATCTGTGATGCGGCCGCCATTTTGCATTtccacaatagcagacagcaaagtaAATGCTGTTATTTCAGGACACCGAGCGCTAATCTGCTCCTCGTGGGCCTGGCGGCGCCTCGCGTGGCAGCCGTCGCCCATTGGTGCATGAATGCGTGCGCGAGCGGCTGAATGGGAGGCTTTgtgaagcgctttgggcactgggATGGTGTCGATCAAGCGATCATATCCGTAAGTGCCGTCCATTTTCCATTTCTCACATATGAAAGAATAGATGAAAGTGCTGCAACGATCGATTGTCGTTACTGCTATCGCGATTGTACAAAGAAGAAGGAATCCGTCCGTTTTCTCACAcgggccgctggagcctatcccagctatcacatgtaaattgtgcaactcacaccaTTTTTATTCAGCTGTTTGACTTTACCGtgaaacatttttgtctttgctGTTATTAAAAGTGTATGTCAATGGGCCACCGCCATTTGCTGTGTCACGAAGGACTGCCTTTACGACGAATGCCTAAAATGTGACTTCTACTGTAgttgtttcagcatgggagaaaTTTACACATAGAAAACCAtggcagcagaaaaaaaaatgctatatattttttttacgtgtATTTACAGTTGTTGATCAAatcatatgaaaatgacccatatgccTGTGAGTCTTGTGATATggtctgtctccatgtgttacgccaccatttgtgttcacatATCCGTTGCGCTTATCACACTAATTGTTAGCCCGTAAGtggcattttccattatatgttagctTTAAGCTAGTGGCGCCATTCTTAAGGCAAagttctttggttgttttgaatacacacTTGTAGCACGGttgcaggttcaaatccggtctggcctgtgtggagtttgcatgttctccctgtgcctgcgtggcttttctcagggcactccggtttcctcccacatcccaaaaacatgcatgcatgcatgcatgcgaggttcattgaagactctaaattgcccgtagatgtgaatgtgagtgcgaatggttgtttgtttctatgtgccctgcgattggctggcaaccggttcagggtgtaccccgcctcctgcccgtgctggagcctgggataggctccagcacgcccgcgacccgcgtgaggaaaagcggctcagaaaatggatggatggatggaacgtTACTTGTCGGCAAATTTCAAGACTgttaactattgttctgctgtggttctcaccccggTTCCTCTTGCCCGTTCTGTCCTTCCGTATGTCCCCTAAAATCCTTTTcagtctggctgcattttcaataaacatcagaataataaaaagaagCGCCGCACAACAAAACGGTTCCCGCACAAACGGCGTAGAGATCCACCAGCTGAACAGGAccgtttaaaagaaaaagagaaaagaaagtcGTGAAAGTGTGAAAATTGGCCCCTGACCGCAGGCAAGTCACATGACATCACTGTGATGATGTCACGATAACGTCATCACCGACCTGTCTGAGCGCGGCGGGCAGGTCGTTGATCCAGTGCAGACTGTGTGGGTGAGACAAAGAGCACAGGTCAGAGGTCAgcagagcgagcgagcgagcgctaTAGCTGGGCAATTATTTTGATTGctattgaaatcatgattaataaacacgattattcattatttcaaaacaaatgtccAAACCTCaactttaaattgaatttaaaaaaacaacaaccagaaaatacattagtaacaaataataataaattaaaacaatggcaataaaaaactaaatacaaatgattTCCTGCTGTGCGCACCTTGTCCTTtagggggcagtgtggtgcatgcaCGGAGAGACATGAGCATGAAGATAAAAAGAGgagaagaataaagttgcaaatTAACTTTCTTAATATAACTCATTTTTCAAAGATTATGAAGCATAcacgcctgtgagtattattttccctttcTGTATGCGTTACTATGACATTTGTGCGCGAATATTCGTTATCTGAAGGTCAATCCCTCCGGTGATCAAATGCTAATTTAAACTAGCCCATCAACAGGCTTTTCCattgagtgttagcattaagcgggGGATGCTTCTAAAACCAAgtttgtgttgtatttaaatgtacaatgcGTGTAATTCTTAGTTTGACGGTAAACTCCGACTTGGGTGTCAAGAAAGCGCTTGAAGCacctcagggagggcagaagaacACGCCTCGCTCGCTGCCTTCAGGGTGCTTTGACAACGCAGGAACtggcgtgcgcgcgcacacacacacacacacacactgccccgTTCTGTTCATAAATCCTTTTTCTTCGATTAGAACGTTTGTATGACGATGGTGAGAAATTTTGAAGAATCGCCCAGCGCTAGCGAGCGAGCGTCCGTTCACCTCATGCTGCTGAGAACCAGATCGAACGAGTTCTCCCGGAAAGGAAGGAACTCCTCGTCGGCCGCCAGCGCGTGCCGCCTCATCTCGCCGGCGACGTTCTGCCTCTGgacacaaaagttttggaacgcACATGGGAAGCGAGGCCTTCAAAGAAGTCGGCGTTCTCGTCCGCAGGGAGCGGCGGCGACGATCACATACCAGGGCGGTCTCGGAGATGTCCGTCAAAAACAAACGCTCCACCGTGTCCTAAACGACAAGTGGCAAGCAAAGCAATGACGGCGAGTGACCGAACCTACGAGTACTCAAACTTACTTCAACGAAGGCGACGTGATCGAATAATGAAGAACAAGATTAGCGCTGCGCCCGAGATGACAAGCTAACAATTAATGGACAACTAATCCACCATCAAATTCATCGAAAACTATTTTGATCATTGATTAATcatagagaccttgtttaactgtccaaatcctcagatttcagcctctctgaTTTCTGcggtcctccatgaaagcacgCCGATTCggtttgtgttgaatcaaaatagaacatttgcaaacatctgcttcgACTTTGGAGAACAACGATCAACATCTTCGCCGATTTTCTTAcggatgttacggaccaaaccgggaactgaatcataatcattttatggggggaaaaaaaaaaaactatcaatcCGTTTCATCTCGGAAAATGGTTAATTGCAGCTGTAGCGTGAAGAACATGGACTTGACGTAGTTGAAACAGCCTCACGAGCGTTTATCAAACAATATTAATACCAAAACTTAGTTGAATGATGTTGacatgattaaataatggagCTTAATAGTACCTTACAGCCTTATTATGTACATTacattaaaggtcagaggacaaagatgtgcACATTGTTCTTGATCACTCGAGAACCCCTTttcaaaccacatctgccatttcgaagtgattatatagcataTTATATTGCCTCTATGACAAGCCAAGAGACACACGTTATAccgctactcgagcgaggggcacgcAATCTATCCGAATGCTGCATCCTATGTCAAAGCTGAAACATATTTGAATCCGGTGAAAAATAGGACGGCGGCGGATAGTCACCGCACCCCGGCGTCtcgagcttcgggtatgttcggggagggctcaatatgtgtcataaaaacctcattttgaCCTCAACTACGGtggaaaacttgctggaagttacgtgcgtgtattacataacatattaACAATGCCAATATGAATTTGAACTGACCCcgtaacatctttgtcatctgacctttaagctGACATGATTAAATCATGTTATTAGCACCGTACCTTACAGCGTTGGGGAGTAATGaattacatgtaacgagattACATAATCAATAAGAATACAAATGTATGCAATTGGGAGAAAGTGTGTCATTAAATTTCAGTGGCTTTTGCAAatgtccatgattacaattctggttacatttgaaaaatagctgggGTTTTTCTATCACTTCCTCctaaagccgacgcttgtgattggctctccgGTCATGTGCTATTCTGCTGTgttctcaaacatgacatatttttccaactgTGACCTCCAATCGATTATTTTTCCTgagattttgtttcttttttattggatataacctttatttatctgGGAAGACTTCATTGAGATGAACAATGACATGATTAAATCATGACGATTGGTAGCACACCTTGCTTAAATGTTGCGCAATGTGACCTCGTCCGGCGCCGATCTCCAACGCCAGAGGAAAGGTCCTGAAAGCACATAAAGAAGATGATCAATAAACGACAACGTGACGCACGCAcggtgtgtgtgtacgtgtgtttgtgtgtgtgcttcagGAAGTCACCTGGCCACATCGTACACACGGTCCGCCACTCGACTGCCAACCTGCGCGCGCATACatgcgcagacacacacacacacacacacacaatatctgAAATAATACATCAAGGTAACTGAATGATTGTATATTTGGATAACTGTCATGTTTGAAATTCATTGAAAACAGTTTTCCTATTGTTCAAATGCGACTGTAAAATATGTGagtctgattattattattattattatcacattTACGAGGAATGTCCCGACCCAACTTTTCACTTCCGGTCCGATACTGCCGCCTTGAGTTCTGGCCGATACCGATGTCAGTCCGATCCCGTTTCAGCAATAATCAcacataatttacttatttgGTAGTGTGGGacgttagaaaaggcttgatcaagtgatatcaCTCCAACAGAGAACAACAGTAAGGATGAGGAAAAACGGACCCATTCATGATTAACCAacgggttacataaagtaactgctgtgcacgtctcGACCTCtaaggggcagtgtggtgcgcgcaatgagatacacactttcagtaacaaagaaagtccCGATCGAATATTGTCAATATAACTCGTTTGTCACAgtgtttgaagaatatatgccgcagagtattgttttgttgtctgtttgtatgcgtTTATAAAGCAtctgtgtaccaatattcattattttgagagatattaGTGCCgtgagttcaatgctaattttctgTAGCTCCTCAATGGAGTTTTTTGatccattgtgtgttagctgtgAGCGAGttgtttttgtgaacaaaaacgaagaaagaaacatAGGCTGAGATGTGTTTGAACTTGTTCTCTTGCCGACATCGGACCGATATCCGATGTCAAAGGGccgatcgggacacccctaacaTTGACCTTTCATTATTTTAATGTCTTTAACTAATATATCATGTATATCAACAGTTTGATACGGTCTACATGTTGGGTGTATAATAATTCATCATTAGTCGCTACATCGCTGTGTGAATATGATTATTTTCCTTCCCGCTTGGCACTAATTGCACAAATATCCCAGTGGCTATTACTTATCATATCCCAACATGCAATAATTTAATCATCTggatttgtattgttttagatAAGATAGAAATGAATTTCCCCtcaatgttttcttgttttttaagaTACATTTGAGTGCATACAGCAAGTGTGACAATTTGACATTTGAATTTCCCTCAAGTTCTCCATCAGTGACAATATTTTGTACGTCATTCCAGCCACTCCCCTCGAGCAGGAGGCTCAGGAGCATTCGGTGCAGGACCACCAGGGTGAGGAACGGCTTCTTTCCGGAAGTCCCCTCACCCCGTGCCTATTCATCCCTGCACGACGAACACTTGATTCTTTTCACGTATAAAGGACCATGGAAATATAATGTACGGTAATAATGCGCAATAAAAGCCTCTGGCgtttgtatttttgcaaaaaaatgattttgtcttgtcttattttctttttgaccTTAtcttatttcatgatttttatttctatttcacaGGTCTTGAGACGTATTGGGCCAATCTGGGACCTTGGGTATCAAATTTCGTGCCATATCGTGTAAATGTGTGTCGGTAGGACAATCAAAACTCATTGAATCATTGTAATATTCGAATCCTCCCGTGTCACTAAAAAGGCTGCTGCAAATTCAGCAGCAGCCAAATTCAAAAGAGTTCAGAGTCATTGTCAGGGCagccaaaaaacacacagttgaaGGACTTCTTCTGTTCCGACATTCTCTGTTAAAAGTCCTCATCGTTATCTTTGTCAAGGCAGACAAGATGGTGTACCTATTGAAGTTACCGTCACGCACACCTCTCacatctttttctctcttttttttttaagtatacaATCTTTAACATTTGATCAAAACTCAAATGGCAACAATCCCTTTCATTCAAATGCTAAGTACCAATGGAGCAGTAGcaatataataatactaataataacggcacggcggccgactgttAGCACGTCTACCTCGTGAGGTCGCGGGTTCcgatcccggccccgcctgtgtggcgtttgcatgttctccccgtgcctgcgtggcttttctacgggtactccgctttcctcccacatttgcccgtaggtgtgaatgcgagcgccaattgttgtttgtttctatgtgccctgcgattggctggccagaggcagccgggatgggctccggcacgcccgcgacccgcgtgaggagaagcgatacagaaaatggatggatggatcctaacaataataataacttgcATGTACATAGCGCCTTTTACGAGGTGAAGGGAGAAAGCAGAACAAAGGAGACGAAACAGGGGAGTTGCAAAAGACTTGCTTGCGGATctcgagggagggaggggggtggggggggtcgcgAAGGGatgcgcacacgcacaaaaagacacaaaaaaacaaaaagcgcaATCAAATGAAGCCCAAATAAGATCGGCTTCGTGCGGTGTGCAATTGTTCGCTCTTTCGATCAACTTGAAGGATTTCATTTAGCG containing:
- the ndufaf5 gene encoding arginine-hydroxylase NDUFAF5, mitochondrial isoform X8: MRRHALAADEEFLPFRENSFDLVLSSMSLHWINDLPAALRQIHAVLKPDGVFIGAAAGGETLYELRCSLQLAETEREGGFSAHVSPYAAVTDVGNLLGRAGFNTLTVDIDELQVCYPGIMELMMDLQGMGESNCALNRRSMLHRDTILAAAAVYKEMYGNEDGSVPATFDILYMIGWKPHHSQAKAAKRGSATVSFGDLAKINQDDDKSSTRT